One segment of uncultured Tolumonas sp. DNA contains the following:
- the nifS gene encoding cysteine desulfurase NifS — protein sequence MKAIYLDNNATTRLDPMVLEAMMPFMTEHYGNPSSIHGFGEPVRKGIERAREQVAALLGAAHDSEIIFTSCATEANSTAILSAVEALPERKEIITTVVEHPAILEVCEHLERRGYTIHRLPVDNQGRLDLDHYQSLLSENVALVSVMWANNETGTVFPVQTMATMAKEKGVLFHTDGVQAVGKFPIHLASSDIDMLSFSGHKIHAPKGVGALYVKRGSRFRPLLRGGHQERGRRAGTENAAGIVGLGMACELAEVHMPIMSHLAELRDELQAGLLAKVPCSIVTGDIENRTPNTLNIAFEYIEGEAILLMLNQLGIAASSGSACTSGSLEPSHVMRAMSIPYTAAHGSVRFSLSRYTRQKEIDYVLEKLPPVIERLRSLSPYWVQNKPDLEKMGEFAPAYG from the coding sequence ATGAAAGCGATCTATCTGGATAACAACGCCACCACCCGTCTCGACCCGATGGTGCTGGAAGCCATGATGCCGTTTATGACCGAACATTATGGTAACCCTTCTTCCATTCATGGCTTCGGGGAGCCGGTACGCAAAGGCATCGAACGCGCGCGGGAGCAAGTAGCCGCGCTGTTAGGTGCGGCGCACGACAGCGAAATTATTTTTACCTCTTGTGCAACAGAGGCCAACAGCACGGCTATTTTGTCGGCGGTAGAAGCTTTACCCGAACGTAAAGAGATCATCACCACCGTGGTCGAACATCCGGCTATTCTGGAGGTGTGCGAACATCTGGAGCGTCGTGGTTACACTATTCACCGGTTGCCCGTCGATAACCAAGGGCGTCTCGATCTTGATCATTACCAATCACTGCTCAGCGAAAACGTCGCACTGGTGAGTGTGATGTGGGCGAATAACGAAACCGGTACCGTATTTCCGGTGCAAACCATGGCGACTATGGCAAAAGAGAAAGGCGTGTTGTTCCATACCGATGGTGTACAGGCGGTGGGCAAGTTCCCGATCCACTTGGCCAGCAGTGACATCGACATGCTCTCTTTTTCCGGCCATAAAATTCACGCACCAAAAGGCGTGGGCGCATTGTATGTCAAACGCGGCAGCCGTTTCCGCCCACTACTGCGTGGCGGTCATCAAGAACGCGGTCGCCGAGCTGGCACCGAAAACGCGGCGGGTATCGTGGGCTTAGGGATGGCCTGTGAACTGGCCGAAGTGCATATGCCCATCATGTCGCATCTAGCGGAATTGCGTGACGAACTGCAGGCTGGTTTACTGGCAAAAGTGCCTTGCTCTATCGTGACCGGTGATATTGAAAACCGCACCCCGAATACGCTAAACATCGCCTTTGAATATATCGAAGGGGAAGCCATTCTGCTGATGCTGAATCAACTCGGCATTGCCGCTTCCAGTGGTAGTGCTTGCACCTCCGGCTCGCTTGAACCATCACACGTCATGCGTGCGATGAGTATTCCCTACACGGCTGCACATGGCAGCGTGCGTTTCTCGCTGTCGCGTTACACCCGCCAGAAAGAGATCGATTATGTGCTGGAAAAACTGCCACCAGTGATTGAGCGTCTGCGTTCACTGTCGCCTTACTGGGTGCAGAACAAACCGGATCTGGAAAAAATGGGCGAGTTTGCGCCGGCTTACGGTTAA
- a CDS encoding NifB/NifX family molybdenum-iron cluster-binding protein, with product MNHLQRHLRVSEVHVPHLKVAFASSDMKTVNQHFGSCESLLVYGVEPDGYELIQAAEFQVVEGHVPAKVTTRIEVIEGCFAVYCNAVGEAVFRQLMTHGIRAIRVESGTPITDLLHQLQAQWPQRIPQKAVRATSADDLVDALEEAGWDE from the coding sequence ATGAATCATTTGCAGCGACATTTACGCGTCAGCGAAGTTCACGTTCCACATCTCAAAGTGGCGTTCGCCAGTTCTGATATGAAGACGGTGAACCAGCATTTTGGTTCGTGTGAAAGCCTGCTGGTGTATGGGGTGGAACCCGATGGTTATGAGCTGATCCAAGCGGCAGAATTTCAGGTGGTGGAAGGGCATGTACCCGCCAAAGTGACCACTCGGATAGAGGTGATTGAAGGGTGTTTTGCGGTGTATTGCAACGCCGTCGGCGAGGCGGTGTTTCGTCAGCTCATGACACACGGCATTCGCGCGATCCGTGTGGAGTCCGGCACGCCAATCACTGATCTACTGCATCAGTTACAAGCGCAATGGCCACAACGTATTCCACAAAAAGCCGTACGCGCCACGTCTGCGGACGATCTGGTTGATGCCTTGGAAGAAGCGGGTTGGGACGAGTAA
- a CDS encoding HDOD domain-containing protein — MAIQTTRGTDAWIERISVQEMPALCATVRMLEKMAQDDNMSLADLGKSILHDNGLTTRILRVANSVTYSRGSNQVTTISRAVVLLGFNALKQICITAKLVDSLLKSHDISQPVYERLLRLIAQSFHAAMLARMILADYDEATREEAYIAALLHNLGESAFWSMGGPITEQLDQKLRQPQGDSNEIIREMLGTSFTKISAGLASSWNMGSMLQLSLKDPERRTPELQAIAEANTFSALLLNPKTTPVQIEQELNVLSKLMKLDVKEVKKRAKNCAEETIKLAYTYGALMLSPYLDASLAPLLTSEKTVIPVNEPNDAIQLKTLRELTALAHEKADINLIMQKSLQGIYTGVGMDRVLVLLLNREKTQLQPRFALSLDEGQLKEVFVVELTGVRSIFNHCIQSQETLWIKSHTDPRWNHLLSAATKAISCARGFFLSPIVIDKQSIGLFYADRAASGRELEGEDFFNFIHFVQQTNLCLTSIMRGK, encoded by the coding sequence ATGGCGATTCAAACAACCCGTGGAACCGATGCCTGGATCGAGCGCATCAGTGTGCAGGAAATGCCGGCGCTATGTGCCACGGTCCGGATGCTGGAGAAGATGGCGCAGGATGACAATATGTCGCTCGCCGATCTGGGTAAATCTATCCTGCATGATAATGGGTTAACCACCCGCATTTTACGCGTCGCCAACAGCGTCACCTACAGCCGCGGCAGTAATCAGGTGACCACCATTAGCCGAGCCGTAGTGCTGCTGGGTTTTAATGCGCTAAAACAGATCTGCATTACCGCCAAACTGGTCGATAGCCTGCTGAAAAGCCACGATATCTCGCAGCCCGTTTACGAACGCTTATTACGTCTGATCGCACAATCTTTTCATGCCGCCATGCTGGCCCGCATGATCCTCGCCGACTACGACGAAGCCACCCGCGAAGAAGCCTATATTGCAGCCCTGCTGCATAATCTCGGCGAGAGCGCATTCTGGAGCATGGGTGGCCCAATCACTGAACAGCTGGATCAAAAACTGCGACAACCGCAGGGCGATAGTAATGAAATCATCCGCGAAATGCTCGGCACCAGCTTTACCAAGATCAGTGCCGGATTAGCCAGCTCGTGGAATATGGGCAGCATGTTACAACTGTCGCTCAAAGATCCGGAACGGCGTACACCCGAGTTACAAGCCATTGCCGAAGCTAATACATTTAGTGCGTTATTGCTTAATCCTAAAACCACGCCAGTACAAATCGAGCAAGAGTTAAATGTGCTCAGCAAGCTGATGAAACTGGATGTCAAAGAGGTAAAAAAGCGGGCCAAAAACTGCGCCGAAGAGACCATCAAACTGGCTTATACCTATGGCGCGTTAATGTTATCCCCTTATCTCGATGCCAGCCTTGCACCGTTGTTAACTTCAGAAAAAACCGTCATACCGGTGAATGAACCCAATGATGCAATTCAGCTGAAAACACTGCGGGAACTCACGGCATTAGCACATGAAAAGGCCGACATTAACCTGATCATGCAAAAATCATTACAAGGGATCTATACCGGTGTCGGTATGGATCGGGTGTTGGTGTTGCTGTTAAATCGGGAAAAAACGCAATTACAACCACGCTTTGCCTTGTCATTAGACGAAGGGCAGCTGAAAGAAGTGTTTGTCGTGGAGCTGACCGGCGTGCGTTCGATCTTCAATCATTGTATACAGTCGCAGGAAACCTTGTGGATCAAAAGCCATACTGACCCGCGTTGGAATCATCTGCTTTCCGCCGCCACCAAAGCGATCAGCTGTGCCCGCGGTTTTTTCCTCTCGCCCATCGTGATTGATAAACAAAGCATCGGCTTATTTTATGCCGATCGCGCCGCCAGTGGCCGTGAGCTGGAGGGTGAAGATTTCTTTAATTTCATTCATTTCGTGCAGCAGACCAATTTGTGCCTGACCAGCATCATGCGCGGAAAATAA
- the nifN gene encoding nitrogenase iron-molybdenum cofactor biosynthesis protein NifN: protein MAQVIKTRKPLATQPIKSGQPLGAILASLGIERCIPLIHGAQGCSAFAKIFFIQHFNEPIPLQSTAMDPITTVMGSDDNIIQALAHLCEKSNPRLVVLMSSGLSEAQGSDMNRALKAFRLQYPKFERNEIVTVSTPDFYGSLENGYSALIESMISQLVPEQKLRSIRKKRINLLLSHMLTPGDIELIRQYVEAFGLQPILVPDISRSMDGHLAKPDYLAVSQGGTDVNMLRQLGQSSLTLVVGPSMQRAGQILNSRSGVESVYFPHLMTLAEMDRFIQTLQQLSDRQVPEWIDRQRGQVTDTMIDTHTWVNDTRIAIGAEADLLVAWLAFAESVGMQPVSVVAPVNQPCLATLPVDTVLIGDLEDLQDQLAEKGCDVLLANSHGAVMSEQLGLPLMRIGFPIFDRFGEFRRVRQGYAGIRDNLFEIANYQQQACHGRPVYHSPLKQPFAQKPMAEEVLA from the coding sequence ATGGCTCAAGTCATTAAAACCCGCAAACCACTGGCGACCCAACCTATCAAAAGCGGGCAACCGCTGGGTGCAATTCTGGCCAGTCTCGGTATCGAACGCTGCATTCCGCTGATCCACGGTGCGCAAGGTTGCAGTGCGTTCGCGAAGATTTTCTTTATCCAGCATTTTAACGAACCGATCCCGCTGCAATCGACGGCGATGGACCCGATCACCACGGTGATGGGCTCTGACGACAATATCATCCAAGCGCTGGCGCATCTGTGTGAAAAGAGTAACCCGCGTCTGGTAGTGCTGATGAGCTCGGGTTTATCAGAAGCGCAGGGTTCGGATATGAACCGCGCGCTGAAAGCTTTCCGCCTGCAATATCCGAAATTTGAGCGCAACGAAATCGTCACCGTCAGCACACCCGATTTTTACGGCTCGCTGGAAAACGGCTACAGCGCGTTAATAGAAAGCATGATTTCGCAACTGGTGCCCGAGCAAAAGCTGCGTAGCATCCGCAAAAAACGCATCAACTTATTACTCAGCCACATGCTGACACCGGGCGATATTGAGCTGATCCGCCAATATGTCGAAGCCTTTGGTTTGCAGCCGATCTTAGTGCCGGATATTTCCCGTTCGATGGATGGTCATCTGGCCAAACCCGATTATCTGGCGGTGAGTCAGGGCGGCACCGACGTCAACATGCTGCGCCAGTTAGGGCAAAGCAGTCTGACCTTAGTGGTTGGCCCTTCCATGCAACGCGCGGGGCAGATCTTAAATTCCCGCAGCGGGGTGGAAAGTGTCTATTTTCCCCACCTGATGACACTGGCCGAGATGGATCGTTTTATTCAGACCTTACAGCAACTCTCCGATCGTCAGGTGCCGGAGTGGATCGATCGCCAGCGTGGTCAGGTGACGGACACCATGATCGACACCCACACTTGGGTCAACGATACCCGCATTGCGATTGGCGCTGAAGCCGACTTGCTGGTGGCGTGGCTGGCGTTTGCCGAAAGTGTCGGCATGCAGCCGGTCTCGGTGGTGGCGCCGGTCAATCAGCCGTGTCTGGCGACATTGCCGGTCGACACCGTGCTGATCGGCGATCTGGAAGATCTGCAAGATCAACTCGCCGAAAAAGGCTGCGACGTATTGCTGGCCAATTCGCACGGTGCGGTGATGTCAGAACAACTCGGTTTGCCGCTCATGCGTATCGGTTTTCCTATTTTTGACCGTTTTGGTGAATTCCGCCGTGTACGTCAGGGTTATGCCGGTATCCGCGATAACCTGTTTGAAATTGCCAACTACCAACAACAGGCCTGCCATGGCCGTCCGGTTTATCACTCACCGTTGAAACAGCCGTTTGCGCAAAAACCAATGGCTGAGGAGGTCTTAGCATGA
- a CDS encoding PAS domain S-box protein: MVSTTNGNIAAVGTITIDEMGCITAFDDVAVRLFGYESVEVVGRNVSMLMPEPYHSQHDGYLARYHQTSTPHVIGKGREVTGRRKDGSLFPVWLAVNEVTFGANRLFVGCIVDLSDLKATKADLLSSTEVTRAILETAVNPIITIDAKGHICSFNPAAERMFQYTTSEVIGRNVNLLMPSPYREEHDGYLSRYLHEGNPRIIGVGREVTAQRKDGSIVPIHLSVGAMQISGAPMFVGIISDISEQKRHEAELQAKKAAEAGSRAKSAFLAHMSHEIRTPMNAILGFTELALQDHTLSDETAKHLDTIYGSARALLTIINDILDVSRLEAGKYKLEIIGFHLPNMIAETVELMHQRAAEKDLIIGIEYDRHLPQRVLGDPTRLRQVILNLLSNAVKFTHKGSIKVVVSATNRAERIQFDVIDTGIGMSEVEMAKVFEPFMQADSSISRRFGGTGLGTTICKQIIDLMSGDIWLESQLGVGTTVHFVIPLPEAEPDQICLYEEIANKSDDFIPPRLFNVLLVEDLENNAYLATIRLKQIGHEVEWAKNGLEALEAYQKGGHDLILMDVMMPVMDGLQATREIRQLEAQQNQHIPIIALTASVMKEDEMKYLEAGMDAIAGKPIEFDQLFTLMEAMVPQGAGRINHAIMIEMPVNKNIDLTPLSPVADYQKAMKNWVDVYAYIKALTQFSQQQTDDADIIARLLAQHPDDTEPARAVAHALKGLAGNLALSKVANLAIHIDGYLKSGRRDNASQLLAPLRQALIEADSCIQALSLPNDASVLLKDFDRVAVQQLFQQLSLALDELNPDSTEPIMKQISEYVRGSDLAEIYHHIERFDFHSAKKELKKLAQNLLANRRSE; the protein is encoded by the coding sequence TTGGTATCTACTACAAACGGTAATATCGCCGCCGTTGGCACGATCACGATTGATGAAATGGGTTGTATTACCGCTTTTGATGATGTGGCGGTGCGCCTGTTTGGGTATGAATCAGTTGAGGTTGTGGGCCGAAATGTCTCAATGCTGATGCCAGAGCCTTACCATTCCCAGCATGACGGTTATTTAGCGCGTTATCACCAAACATCGACGCCACACGTAATTGGTAAAGGCCGCGAAGTGACCGGACGACGGAAAGACGGTTCGTTATTTCCGGTCTGGCTGGCGGTCAACGAAGTCACTTTTGGCGCTAATCGTCTGTTTGTCGGCTGCATCGTCGACTTATCCGATCTCAAAGCCACGAAAGCCGATCTGCTTAGCAGCACCGAAGTAACGCGTGCGATCCTTGAAACTGCGGTAAATCCAATTATTACCATCGACGCAAAAGGGCATATTTGTTCCTTTAATCCCGCTGCGGAACGCATGTTTCAATACACCACCAGTGAAGTTATCGGTCGTAACGTCAACTTACTCATGCCTTCTCCTTATCGGGAAGAACATGATGGTTATCTGTCACGTTATTTACATGAAGGTAACCCCCGGATTATTGGTGTCGGCCGTGAGGTGACGGCACAACGTAAAGATGGCTCCATTGTTCCTATTCATTTGTCGGTAGGGGCGATGCAGATCAGTGGTGCGCCCATGTTTGTCGGCATTATTTCCGATATCAGTGAACAGAAACGCCATGAAGCCGAGTTGCAGGCGAAAAAAGCCGCAGAAGCGGGTTCCCGTGCTAAATCCGCTTTTTTGGCGCACATGAGCCATGAAATTCGTACGCCGATGAATGCCATTCTCGGGTTTACGGAATTGGCATTACAAGATCACACGCTGTCGGACGAAACCGCCAAACATCTGGACACCATTTACGGCTCCGCGCGTGCGCTGCTGACTATCATTAATGACATTTTGGATGTCTCCAGATTGGAAGCGGGGAAATACAAACTGGAAATCATCGGCTTTCATCTGCCGAATATGATTGCCGAGACGGTTGAGTTAATGCATCAGCGCGCCGCAGAGAAAGATTTGATCATTGGCATCGAATACGACCGCCACTTGCCGCAACGCGTGCTGGGCGATCCGACCCGGTTGCGTCAGGTGATCCTCAATTTACTCAGCAATGCGGTGAAATTCACCCATAAAGGCTCGATTAAAGTGGTGGTTTCAGCCACCAATCGTGCAGAGCGTATTCAGTTCGATGTGATTGATACCGGCATTGGTATGTCGGAAGTGGAAATGGCCAAAGTATTTGAGCCCTTCATGCAGGCCGATAGTTCGATTTCCCGTCGTTTTGGCGGAACCGGGTTGGGTACGACGATTTGTAAACAAATTATTGATCTGATGAGTGGTGATATCTGGCTTGAAAGTCAGTTAGGCGTTGGCACCACCGTGCATTTTGTGATCCCATTGCCGGAAGCGGAACCAGACCAGATTTGCTTGTATGAAGAGATCGCCAATAAAAGCGACGATTTTATTCCGCCACGATTATTTAATGTGCTGTTGGTGGAGGATCTCGAAAACAACGCGTATCTGGCTACCATCCGTCTGAAACAGATCGGGCATGAAGTGGAATGGGCCAAAAATGGACTGGAAGCGCTCGAGGCATACCAAAAAGGCGGGCACGATTTGATCTTGATGGATGTCATGATGCCGGTGATGGATGGCTTACAGGCCACCCGAGAGATCCGTCAATTAGAGGCACAGCAAAATCAACATATTCCCATCATTGCTCTCACTGCGAGTGTCATGAAAGAGGATGAAATGAAATATCTGGAAGCCGGCATGGATGCTATTGCCGGCAAACCGATTGAATTTGATCAGCTATTTACATTGATGGAAGCCATGGTGCCACAAGGTGCGGGGCGAATTAACCATGCCATCATGATTGAAATGCCGGTGAATAAAAATATTGATTTAACACCGTTGAGCCCGGTCGCTGATTACCAGAAAGCCATGAAAAACTGGGTGGATGTTTATGCTTATATCAAAGCGTTGACGCAATTTTCACAACAACAAACGGATGATGCCGACATTATTGCGCGCTTACTGGCGCAACACCCAGATGATACCGAACCTGCACGAGCGGTTGCACACGCACTCAAAGGGCTGGCCGGTAATTTGGCATTATCTAAAGTGGCTAATTTGGCTATTCATATTGACGGATATTTGAAATCAGGGCGACGTGATAACGCGAGTCAATTGCTGGCGCCATTACGTCAGGCGTTAATAGAGGCCGATAGCTGTATTCAGGCATTGTCACTACCGAATGATGCCAGTGTTCTCCTGAAAGATTTTGATCGGGTTGCGGTACAACAGTTGTTCCAACAATTGTCACTCGCCTTAGACGAACTCAACCCTGATAGCACCGAACCAATTATGAAACAGATCAGCGAATACGTTCGCGGCAGCGATCTGGCGGAGATTTATCACCATATTGAGCGATTTGATTTTCATAGTGCGAAAAAAGAGTTGAAAAAATTAGCACAAAATCTGCTCGCCAATAGGAGGTCAGAATGA
- a CDS encoding TIGR03862 family flavoprotein: protein MALSTKRVAIIGGGPAGLMAAEVLSQQGVQVDLFDAMPSVGRKFLQAGKGGMNITHSEAFPDFVSRYRHRQQEMLPLLQAFDANALRQWSHELGFDTFVGSSGRVFPTDMRAAPMLRTWLQRLRESGVKFHVRHRWLGWNEQQQLLFATPDGETSVAADAVLLALGGGSWSRLGSDGAWVPLLQARHIAVAPLQAANCGFELAWSDDFRSRFAGTPMKTVVASLTDREGKLTERQGEFVITERGVEGSLIYVFAAELRDQLSEHGNATLTLDLLPHKSQTQIEKELRSRGAKSLSTQLKSKVGIDGVKAALLRECLSKETFTNETLLAAAIKQFPLQVLRTTPMDEAISTAGGVCFSALNVQLMLNEIPGTFCAGEMLDWEAPTGGYLLTGCFASGYVAAHGITKWLSAQE from the coding sequence GTGGCATTATCAACAAAACGGGTGGCTATTATTGGTGGTGGCCCTGCCGGCCTCATGGCGGCAGAGGTGTTAAGCCAGCAAGGCGTTCAGGTCGATCTGTTTGATGCAATGCCATCGGTAGGGCGTAAATTTCTGCAGGCTGGTAAAGGCGGCATGAACATCACCCACTCCGAAGCGTTTCCCGATTTTGTCAGTCGCTACCGGCATCGTCAGCAAGAGATGTTACCGCTGCTACAAGCCTTTGATGCCAACGCACTGCGCCAATGGTCACATGAACTGGGTTTTGACACCTTTGTCGGTAGCTCTGGCCGGGTGTTCCCAACCGATATGCGGGCGGCACCCATGTTGCGTACCTGGCTGCAACGTCTGCGAGAATCAGGGGTGAAGTTTCATGTTCGCCACCGCTGGCTTGGTTGGAATGAACAACAGCAACTGCTGTTTGCAACACCGGATGGCGAAACAAGCGTTGCTGCCGATGCGGTGTTGCTGGCTTTAGGTGGTGGCAGTTGGTCGCGGCTGGGTTCTGATGGTGCCTGGGTGCCTTTGTTACAAGCCCGCCATATCGCCGTGGCCCCGTTACAGGCCGCCAACTGTGGTTTTGAACTGGCGTGGTCGGACGATTTTCGTAGCCGTTTTGCCGGAACACCGATGAAAACCGTGGTGGCGAGTTTGACTGATCGTGAAGGCAAATTGACCGAGCGCCAAGGTGAGTTTGTGATCACGGAACGTGGTGTCGAAGGCAGTCTGATTTACGTGTTTGCCGCTGAGCTGCGTGATCAACTTTCAGAACATGGAAACGCCACACTAACGCTTGATTTACTGCCACATAAATCACAAACGCAGATCGAAAAAGAACTGCGTTCACGTGGCGCTAAATCACTGTCAACCCAACTGAAAAGCAAAGTCGGCATTGATGGCGTCAAAGCCGCACTGTTGCGTGAATGTCTGAGCAAAGAAACCTTTACCAACGAAACGCTGCTGGCTGCGGCCATCAAACAATTTCCGTTGCAGGTGTTACGCACCACGCCGATGGATGAAGCTATCAGCACCGCTGGGGGCGTCTGTTTTTCTGCATTAAATGTGCAACTGATGCTCAACGAAATACCCGGTACTTTTTGTGCTGGTGAGATGCTTGATTGGGAAGCGCCGACCGGTGGTTATCTGCTGACCGGCTGTTTTGCCAGTGGTTATGTGGCCGCACATGGCATCACTAAGTGGTTGAGCGCACAAGAGTAA
- the fdxB gene encoding ferredoxin III, nif-specific — translation MSGFITGLTRGGAAWTPEFVTGVDAHTCIGCGRCYKVCSRDVFNLVDRADVLDDDLDDEEDDAMMVMTVANADDCIGCGACSRVCPKNCHSHATMSA, via the coding sequence ATGAGTGGATTTATTACTGGTCTGACGCGTGGCGGCGCGGCTTGGACACCCGAGTTTGTTACTGGCGTTGATGCCCACACCTGTATTGGTTGTGGTCGCTGCTACAAAGTGTGTTCCCGTGATGTGTTCAATCTGGTCGACCGCGCCGATGTGCTGGATGACGATCTGGATGATGAAGAAGACGATGCGATGATGGTGATGACAGTCGCTAACGCCGACGACTGTATCGGTTGTGGTGCCTGCTCACGTGTGTGCCCGAAAAACTGTCACTCACACGCAACTATGTCTGCGTAA
- a CDS encoding HD domain-containing phosphohydrolase — MKKKILLVDDEPNNLQLLRQILRTSYQLIFAHNGQSALAAVAAHHPDLILLDVMMPDLDGYEVCRRLKADPLTHDIPVIFVTAMGDVDDEAAGFDVGAVDYIHKPVSPAIVIRRVQTHLSLVHVKELEDSQREAIYMLGAAGHYNDNDTGLHIWRMAAYARAIAEAIGWPEHMAERLELAAPLHDTGKIGIPDGILKAPRKLTAEEWVIMRQHSLIGYEILQCSDTPIFKMAAEIALYHHEKWDGSGYPKGLAGDNIPKSAQIVAIADVFDALTMKRSYKEAWSVEASLEEMRANSGTHFNPALLTVFLNILPKILNIKNEWDEKG; from the coding sequence ATGAAGAAAAAGATCCTGCTGGTCGACGATGAGCCGAATAACCTGCAATTACTCCGGCAGATATTGAGAACGTCATACCAGCTTATCTTCGCGCATAACGGGCAATCCGCGCTTGCCGCCGTAGCGGCGCATCATCCGGATCTGATCTTGCTGGATGTCATGATGCCGGATCTGGATGGTTATGAAGTCTGTCGTCGCTTAAAAGCCGATCCGTTAACCCATGACATTCCTGTTATTTTTGTCACAGCAATGGGCGATGTTGATGATGAAGCCGCTGGGTTTGATGTGGGGGCGGTTGATTACATCCATAAACCAGTTTCTCCCGCGATTGTGATCCGCCGGGTGCAAACTCATCTCTCATTGGTACATGTCAAAGAACTGGAGGATAGCCAGCGCGAAGCGATTTATATGCTCGGTGCGGCGGGTCACTATAACGACAACGATACCGGCCTGCATATCTGGCGCATGGCCGCTTATGCCCGAGCCATCGCGGAAGCTATCGGTTGGCCTGAACATATGGCGGAACGGCTTGAACTTGCTGCGCCGTTGCACGATACCGGTAAGATTGGGATACCGGATGGTATCTTGAAAGCCCCACGCAAACTAACTGCGGAAGAGTGGGTGATCATGCGGCAGCACTCCCTCATTGGTTATGAAATATTACAATGCAGCGACACACCCATTTTCAAAATGGCGGCTGAAATCGCACTCTATCATCATGAAAAATGGGATGGCAGCGGCTATCCGAAAGGGCTGGCTGGTGACAATATCCCGAAGTCTGCCCAGATTGTTGCCATCGCCGATGTTTTTGATGCGTTAACCATGAAACGTTCTTACAAAGAAGCCTGGAGTGTTGAAGCCTCACTCGAAGAAATGCGAGCCAACAGCGGCACACATTTTAATCCGGCATTGCTGACGGTATTTTTGAATATCCTGCCTAAAATCCTGAATATCAAAAATGAGTGGGACGAAAAGGGTTAG
- the nifU gene encoding Fe-S cluster assembly protein NifU translates to MWNYSEKVKDHFFNPRNAKVIADANAVGDVGSISCGDALRLMLQVNTESEIIEDAGFQTFGCGSAIASSSALTEMVIGKTLDDALKISNMDIADYLDGLPPEKMHCSVMGQEALQAAIANFRGEEWHDDHEEGALICKCFAVDEVKIIKAVKENGLTSIADVINYTKAGGGCGACHEKIEQALQKVLATQPCNEARIATTSLERSKVAPHVDLSKKDENWRTVASVLEEMRPRLQADGGDVALISVTDSKVEVALSGSCVGCMMTDMTLSWIQQTLMEKMGRYMQVVSVTQAETALV, encoded by the coding sequence ATGTGGAACTATTCAGAAAAAGTTAAAGATCACTTCTTCAATCCACGCAATGCCAAGGTGATTGCCGATGCGAACGCCGTAGGTGACGTTGGCTCGATCAGCTGTGGTGATGCGTTACGTCTGATGTTGCAAGTCAACACAGAGAGCGAAATTATTGAAGATGCCGGTTTCCAGACCTTTGGTTGCGGCAGCGCGATTGCTTCTTCTTCTGCGCTGACCGAGATGGTGATTGGTAAAACTCTGGATGACGCGCTGAAGATCAGCAACATGGATATTGCGGATTATCTCGATGGTCTGCCACCGGAAAAAATGCACTGCTCGGTTATGGGTCAGGAAGCGCTGCAAGCGGCGATTGCCAATTTCCGCGGCGAAGAGTGGCACGATGATCATGAAGAAGGTGCATTGATCTGTAAATGCTTTGCGGTCGATGAAGTCAAAATCATCAAAGCGGTGAAAGAGAATGGATTGACCTCGATTGCCGATGTGATCAACTACACCAAAGCCGGCGGTGGTTGTGGCGCCTGCCACGAAAAAATTGAACAAGCACTGCAGAAAGTGCTGGCAACTCAGCCTTGTAACGAAGCGCGCATAGCAACTACCAGTCTGGAACGTAGCAAAGTCGCACCGCATGTCGATCTGTCGAAGAAAGATGAAAACTGGCGCACGGTGGCGTCTGTGTTGGAAGAGATGCGTCCACGTCTGCAGGCTGATGGTGGTGATGTGGCCTTGATCAGCGTCACCGACAGCAAAGTCGAAGTGGCACTGTCAGGTAGCTGTGTCGGCTGCATGATGACTGACATGACGCTGTCTTGGATCCAACAGACTTTGATGGAAAAAATGGGCCGTTACATGCAGGTTGTGAGCGTGACTCAGGCTGAAACAGCACTGGTTTAA